The DNA region GGCCGGGGGGGCGCCGGGCTACAGGTGATGCGAGCATCTGCACGGGCGGGCATACGCGCGGCGAGAGCACGCGCGTTCGAACAGCGGACCGAAGCGGAATCGAAGCGGAGTGGCAACGGCTGGGCGACGAGGATGACAGCTGACAGACAACAGATGCCAGAACTTGAACTCTGTTAGTTGTGGTCCGTCGTCACCCGGCTGTCGAAGTCACGAGGGCCCGAGGAGAGAGTGACGATGACCGAGGCACGGTGGCCGGCCGACAGACGCGCCCAGGGCGCGCGGCACACACCCGGCACGCCCTGCTGGGTGAGCCTGATGGCGCACGACCTGGCTGCGACCCAGGAGTTCTACGCGGCGCTTTTCGACTGGACCTACGAGCCCGGGCCGCAGCAGCTCGGCCCGTATGTGCGGGCGATGCTCGACGGCTGCGAGGTGGCGGGAATCGGACAACTGCCGGCCGACCGCCACCTGCCCATCGCGTGGACCCCGTACCTGGCGTCGGACGACGCGGACGAGGCCGCCGAGATGGTGCGGCACTGCGGCGGCACGGTCGGCGTGGGGCCACTCGACGCGGGCGAGGCCGGGCGCATGGCGATCGCGTCGGACCCGGCGGGGGCGGTGTTCGGCATCTGGCAGGCGTCGCTGCACCTGGGTGCGACGGTCGCGGGCGTACCGGGCACGCCGACCTGGAACGAACTCCTCACACGCGAGACCGAAGAGGTCGCGAAGTTCTACCGGACGCTGTTCGGCTACACCGAAAAGGCCGCCACCAGCCCCGGGTTGGACTATCTGACCCTGCGCCTCCACGACGTCCCGGTGGCGTCCGTGCGCGGTGTCGGGCAGGAACTGCCGGACGACCGGGGCGCGCACTGGATGACGTACTTCGAAGCGGCGGACGTGGACGCGTCGGCGGAACATGCGGCCGAGCTCGGCGGCCATGTGCTCACGCCCGCACAGGACGGCCGGTACGGGCGGATCGCGACGGTCGCCGACCCCGAGGGCGCGATCTTCACGCTCATCCGCTCCGCGCATCCGCGCGCGACCGGCTGAGGCCCTAGGGGCGCTCCAGGGTGTCGACGGGCAGCACGTCGGGCGACAGCGCGCCCGCGCGCGCGGAGGCCGCCGTCATGCGGCGCCGGTAGTGACGGCGGCACAGCACCTCGTAGCCCACTTCGTCGGCCGCCTGGTTGACGTCGCCGACGACGATCTGGGCTCCCTCGACGACCATCCGGCCGCCGCTGGTGCGGGCGTTGTGGGTGGCGCGGGCGCCGCACCAGCACAGGGCCTCGACCTGGAGGACCTCGACGCGGTCCGCGAGTTCGACCAGGCGCTGGGAGCCCGGGAACAGCTTGGAGCGGAAGTCGGTCGTGATGCCGAACGCGAAGACGTCCACGCCCAGATCGTCGACCACGCGCGCGAGCTGGTCGATCTGCTCGGGCGCGAGGAACTGCGCCTCGTCGGCGATCACGTAGTCGGCACGGGCGCCGCGCGAGAGGTGGTCGACGAGGTAGGCGTAGATGTCGAGGTCGTCGGCCACCTCGATGGCCTCCGTGACCAGGCCGAGCCGCGAGGAGAGCTTGCCCTCCCCCGCGCGGTCGTTGCGCGCGAAGATCATGCCCTGCAGGCCGCGTGCCGAGCGGTTGTGCTCGATCTGCAGCGCGAGGGTGCTCTTCCCGCAGTCCATCGTTCCGGAGAAGAACACCAGCTCAGGCATGGAGGGTTGAGCGCCTTTCGGTGGGTGCGCGAGGAGGTGCGCGGGGGCGTACGAGGTGGGGTGCCGTCCATGACGTACACGTCGAGAAGCAGCTAGGAGCGTACTTCGAGGAGCGGTACGAGTTGTTCGGCGGGGGTCATCGAGCCGTGGTTGCCGACCATCGCGGACTCCCTCGGCTCCCGCTGGGAGGCGGTGATGAGGACGTCGGCGTGGGCGGCGGCGACGACGTCCCCGATGCGCCCGTGGACGCGTTCGTCGACGCGCGGACCGAACCAGCCGGCCGCGATCGCCTCGTCCCTGCTCGCCACCCAGAACTGCTCGCCGAGCACCTCGCGCCAGACGGCGAGGACGTCGGCCTCGGCTCCGGGCACTGCGTAGACGTGCCGGGCGCGGCCCTCGCCGCCGAGCAGGGCGACTCCGGCGCGCAGCTCCCAGTCCTCGTCGAAGTCGATGCGGGAGGCGTCGTCGAAGGGGATGTCGAGCATGCCGTGGTCGGCGGTGACGTACAGGGCGCTGCGCGGCGGGAGCTGCTCGGCGAGGCGCTGGACGAGTCGGTCCACGTACATGAGCTGGCCGCGCCAGGCGTCGGAGTCGACGCCGAAGCGGTGGCCCTTGCCGTCGACTTCGGCGTAGTACGTGTAGACCAGCGTCCGGTCCGCGGCGGCCAGCTGCTCGGCGGCGAGGTCCATGCGGTCCTCGCCGGAGAGGCGGCCGCGGAAGGTGCCGCCGCTGAGGGCGATCCTGGTGAGCGGGGTGTGCTCGAAGGTCGGCGAGGACACCTGGGCGGTGTGGATGCCCGCGTCGTGGGCGCGCTGGAAGACCGTCGGGTACGGCTGCCAGGCGTGCGGGTCGGACCAGGGCTTCCAGCGGAGCTGGTTCATCAGCTCGCCGCTGTCGGGGTTGCGCACCGTGTACCCGGGCAGGCCGTGGGCGCCGGGCGGCAGACCGGTGCCCACGGAGGCCAGGGAAGTCGCCGTGGTGGCGGGGAAGCCCGCGGTGATGGGGCGGCCGGTGCCGCCGCGCGAGGAGCCGAGCAGCGAGGTCAGGAAGGGTGCTTCGGCGGGGTGCGCGCGCAGCTGCTCCCAGCCGAGGCCGTCGATGAGGAAGACGCAGTTCCGGTCGGCGGGGGCCAGCTCGGGGATGAGCGGGGCGAAGCCGTCCACTTCCTGGTGGGCGACCAGGGTGGGCAGGACGTCGGCGAGCGATCCCGTGCCGTACGCGGGCACGGGTGCGGAGTCGAGGGCGAGCGGCTGGATGTCGTCCCAGGCGGTGGCGGCAGGGGCGGGCGCGGAACGCCCTCCGTCCGGGGCGGGGGCGGGAGACGGGTGGGCCATCAGCGGCTGGTGTCCGTGCCGGCCGCGGTGGCCTCGGAGAGGGCCTGGGCGAAGGCGAGGGTCTGGCGGACGGTGTCGGGGCCGTCGCCGGCTTCGCTGACCCGCAGGCTCAGGTCGTCGGCGGTGGAGCTGCCGGTGTAGCCGTGGTCGGCCTCGCAGTTGGGGTCGCCGCAGGCGGCGGGCTCCAGGTCGATGCGGGACACGGCGCCCCAGCCGATGGTCAGGACGACCTCGCGGGGCAGGGATCCGGGGACGTACTTCTCCGGGTTGGCGACGACGCGGCTGACGACCACGGACGAGATCCGGCCGATCTTCACGGACTCGGTGGAGGTGGTGGCGTACGGCGTCGGGGATGTGGAGTCGGCCGCCTGCTCGTCGGTGTGGCTGACGATGAAACGGGTGTCCGTGAGGACGAGCACCGTCACATGGCGGCGGACCTCGTTCGCGTCGAACGTGGTCTCCTGGTGGACCAGATACGACCCGATGGTCTCGCCGCCGATCGCGGCTTCCACCGCCTCGGCCACGAGGGCCGGGTAGTAGCCGCTGCGCTCGATCGCCGCGCGCAGCCCCTGGGTCGTCGTACCGGTCTTTGCCATGCCGCCCATCCTACGGCCCGGCGCCTGGCCCAAGGTGCCCAGTGGCCGCGCGGGCACCCCCTGTGCGCACTCGTCGGCCACGCGCGCGGGGCATCGGCGGGCCACGGGCGCACGCCGTCAGTACGCGGGCAGGGTGCGCGGGCCCAGGTCGTCGCGGGCGGGCGGCGGGGCGAGGCGCACGGTCGCGCTGAGGACGGAGAGGCCTTCCTGCGCGACGACCACCGGCTCCAGTGAGACGGTGACCACTTCGGGGTGATCGTCGACGAGCCGCGAGAGGCGCATCAGGAGCTCTTCGAGGGCGGGGGTGTCCACGGGGGCCGAACCCCGCCAGCCGAACAGGAGCGGGGCCGTCCGGATCGACCGGACGAGGTTGCCCGCCTCCCGGTCGGTGACCGGAATCAGCCGGTGCGCGGTGTCGCCGAGCAGTTCGGAGGCCGCTCCGGCGAGCCCGAAGGACAGCACGGCACCGGCGACGGGGTCGTGGCCCGCGCGCACGACGGTGTCCACGCCGCGGGCCACCATGGCCTGGACGACGGGGCGCAGCTCGGCGGGCCTGCCGAGGGTGTGGGTCAGCTCCCGGTAGGCGCGCCGCAGTTGTTCCTCGTCGGCGAGGTCGAGGCGGACGCCGCCGAGGTCGGGGCGGTGGCGCAGGTGGGGCGCGGTGGTCTTGAGGGCGACGGGGTAGCCGGCCTCGCGCGCGGCGCGGACCGCGGTGTCGGCGTCGGGGGCGGCCAGGGCCCGGCGCACGCCGATGCCGTACCGCGCGAGCAGGTCGTGGGCGTCGTCGGCGTCGAGGGTGACCCCGCGGACGTCGTCGGCCTTGGCCAGGAGGCGCTCGATCAGTTCGCCCGCGCCCTGTTCGTCGATGTCGTCGTACTCGGGCACCTTGCCGGGCTCGGCGATGTCACGCCGCCACTGGGCGTACTTGACGGCCTCGGCGAGCGCGCGGACGGCCCGCTCGGCCGCGGGGTAGGCGGGGATGCGGTGGTGGGGCGGCGGGTCCGCGCGGGGGGTGGGGCCCGGCCGGTCGGCCCGGGGCGGGGGTGCGCCGGGTCCGGCCTGGGGGCGCGGTGGAGCGGGCGGGGGTGTCGGTGCGGTGGGGGCGGCGGGGTGGGCGAGGTCGGTCGGGTGGGCCGGGCCCGCTGGGTGAGCCGTGTCCTCCGGGCGAGCCGGTCCCGACAGGTGGCCCGGGCCCGCCGCGCGGGCCGCGTCCCCTTGGGGGCTCGATCCCCGCGCACGGCCCGTGTCCCCCTGGTGACCCGACCCCACCGGATGGACCTGGTCTCCCTGCTCCGTGACCGCCGCCGCGCGCGGCCCCGTGCTCGCCGCCGCGGACAGGGCCTTCGCGAGGCCGCCCAGCTCCACGTGCACGACCGTGACCGGCTTCGTGGGGCAGCTCGCGGCGGCGGCGCGCAGGGCCGTCGCCAGGGACTCGTCCTCGCCCTTGCGGCCGGCTTCGCCGAGGGACGGGATGACGGTGACGACGACCGCGTCACAGCCCTCGTCGGCCAGCGCGGCGGCGAGCGCGGTGCGGAAGTCGTCCGGGGACGCGGAGGTCGTCAGGTCCAGGGGCGGCAGCGGCCGCAGGCCTTCGGCGACGCAGGCGTCGTACGTGAGCAGGCCGAGCGACTCGGAGTTGCCGAGGATGGCGACGCGGGGCCCCGCGGGCAGCGGCTGCCCGGCGAGGAGCAGTCCGGCGTCGACGAGTTCGGTGACGGTGTCCACGCGGATCACCCCGGCCTGCCGCAGCAGCGCCGACACGGTGGCGTGCGGGAGGCGGGTGGCGGCGCCCGCGTGGCCGGTGGGCGCGATGCCGCTGTGCCGGGCGCCCTGGACGACGACGAGGGGCTTCACGGCTGCGGTGCGGCGGGCGAGGCGGGTGAACTTGCGGGGGTTGCCGATGGATTCGAGGTACATCAGGGCGACGTCGGTGTCCGGGTCGTCGTACCAGTACTGGAGCACGTCGTTCCCGGAGACGTCCGCGCGGTTGCCGGTGCTGACGCACGTCGACAGGCCCCACAGGCCCGAGCCACGGCGGTGCAGCCGGGACAGGAGGGCGATGCCGATGGCGCCCGACTGGGTGAACAGGCCGAGGCGTCCGGCGGGCGGCAGGTCCGGCGCCAGGGAGGCGTTGAGGCGGGTCTCCGGAGAGGTGTTGATGACTCCGAAGGCGTTCGGTCCGATGATGCGCATCCCGTAGGAGCGTGCTTGGCGGACCAGTTCACGCTGCCGTTCGCGTCCCTCGGGGCCGCTCTCGGCGTATCCGGCGGAGATGACGACGAGCCCCTGGACGCCGTGTTCGCCGCAGTCGGCGACGGCCTGGGGGACGCGTTCGGCGGGGACGGCGACGACGGCGAGGTCGACGGGGTCGGCGATGTCGCGCACGGAGCGGTGGGCGGGCACCCCGTCGATGTCGG from Streptomyces flavofungini includes:
- a CDS encoding VOC family protein, with translation MTEARWPADRRAQGARHTPGTPCWVSLMAHDLAATQEFYAALFDWTYEPGPQQLGPYVRAMLDGCEVAGIGQLPADRHLPIAWTPYLASDDADEAAEMVRHCGGTVGVGPLDAGEAGRMAIASDPAGAVFGIWQASLHLGATVAGVPGTPTWNELLTRETEEVAKFYRTLFGYTEKAATSPGLDYLTLRLHDVPVASVRGVGQELPDDRGAHWMTYFEAADVDASAEHAAELGGHVLTPAQDGRYGRIATVADPEGAIFTLIRSAHPRATG
- a CDS encoding thymidine kinase, with the protein product MPELVFFSGTMDCGKSTLALQIEHNRSARGLQGMIFARNDRAGEGKLSSRLGLVTEAIEVADDLDIYAYLVDHLSRGARADYVIADEAQFLAPEQIDQLARVVDDLGVDVFAFGITTDFRSKLFPGSQRLVELADRVEVLQVEALCWCGARATHNARTSGGRMVVEGAQIVVGDVNQAADEVGYEVLCRRHYRRRMTAASARAGALSPDVLPVDTLERP
- a CDS encoding alkaline phosphatase family protein, whose amino-acid sequence is MAHPSPAPAPDGGRSAPAPAATAWDDIQPLALDSAPVPAYGTGSLADVLPTLVAHQEVDGFAPLIPELAPADRNCVFLIDGLGWEQLRAHPAEAPFLTSLLGSSRGGTGRPITAGFPATTATSLASVGTGLPPGAHGLPGYTVRNPDSGELMNQLRWKPWSDPHAWQPYPTVFQRAHDAGIHTAQVSSPTFEHTPLTRIALSGGTFRGRLSGEDRMDLAAEQLAAADRTLVYTYYAEVDGKGHRFGVDSDAWRGQLMYVDRLVQRLAEQLPPRSALYVTADHGMLDIPFDDASRIDFDEDWELRAGVALLGGEGRARHVYAVPGAEADVLAVWREVLGEQFWVASRDEAIAAGWFGPRVDERVHGRIGDVVAAAHADVLITASQREPRESAMVGNHGSMTPAEQLVPLLEVRS
- a CDS encoding DUF5998 family protein; translated protein: MAKTGTTTQGLRAAIERSGYYPALVAEAVEAAIGGETIGSYLVHQETTFDANEVRRHVTVLVLTDTRFIVSHTDEQAADSTSPTPYATTSTESVKIGRISSVVVSRVVANPEKYVPGSLPREVVLTIGWGAVSRIDLEPAACGDPNCEADHGYTGSSTADDLSLRVSEAGDGPDTVRQTLAFAQALSEATAAGTDTSR
- a CDS encoding bifunctional acetate--CoA ligase family protein/GNAT family N-acetyltransferase, with product MQTPADGPAHTSSDSAAPAPADQHPYPSHWEADVVLRDGGTARIRPITAADADRLVSFFEQVSDESKYYRFFAPYPRLSAKDVRRFTHHDHVDRVGLAATVGGEFIATVRFDRIDAQGRPASAPAHPSPPTTHAGGRSAPAPFETAEVAFLVQDAHQGRGVASALLEHIAAVARERGIRRFAAEVLPANTKMVKVFTDAGYQQRRSFEDGVVRLELDLEPTDRSLAVQRAREQRAEARSVQRLLAPGSVAVIGVGRSPDGVGRGILRNVLGAGFTGRLYAVNSALPEGATDIDGVPAHRSVRDIADPVDLAVVAVPAERVPQAVADCGEHGVQGLVVISAGYAESGPEGRERQRELVRQARSYGMRIIGPNAFGVINTSPETRLNASLAPDLPPAGRLGLFTQSGAIGIALLSRLHRRGSGLWGLSTCVSTGNRADVSGNDVLQYWYDDPDTDVALMYLESIGNPRKFTRLARRTAAVKPLVVVQGARHSGIAPTGHAGAATRLPHATVSALLRQAGVIRVDTVTELVDAGLLLAGQPLPAGPRVAILGNSESLGLLTYDACVAEGLRPLPPLDLTTSASPDDFRTALAAALADEGCDAVVVTVIPSLGEAGRKGEDESLATALRAAAASCPTKPVTVVHVELGGLAKALSAAASTGPRAAAVTEQGDQVHPVGSGHQGDTGRARGSSPQGDAARAAGPGHLSGPARPEDTAHPAGPAHPTDLAHPAAPTAPTPPPAPPRPQAGPGAPPPRADRPGPTPRADPPPHHRIPAYPAAERAVRALAEAVKYAQWRRDIAEPGKVPEYDDIDEQGAGELIERLLAKADDVRGVTLDADDAHDLLARYGIGVRRALAAPDADTAVRAAREAGYPVALKTTAPHLRHRPDLGGVRLDLADEEQLRRAYRELTHTLGRPAELRPVVQAMVARGVDTVVRAGHDPVAGAVLSFGLAGAASELLGDTAHRLIPVTDREAGNLVRSIRTAPLLFGWRGSAPVDTPALEELLMRLSRLVDDHPEVVTVSLEPVVVAQEGLSVLSATVRLAPPPARDDLGPRTLPAY